The following are encoded in a window of Candidatus Zixiibacteriota bacterium genomic DNA:
- a CDS encoding thrombospondin type 3 repeat-containing protein, whose translation MRKLFGPVLVVAAGALAAVFMLPITEKAPWDLDPSEAEYYRHKRFNKPPRLKRQPSDYFFEQRAFPYDSIPQLQYREAVAEAKYLARRQEAALGADAVVWATAGPTNIPGRISSLDVDPTDPNIFYAGSASGGVYKTTDLGATWDIVFGEDGTYSIGAVAVDPNNPQVVWVGPGEPSNSIDSYEADGVYKSVNGGSTWTNVLPLATARIGKIVIDPTNSDRVFVAVQGARFAGAGPDRGLYRTEDGGTNWTQVLFVDNSTGCVDVAFHPSTGTVLAATWPFGFGPTSAIYRSTAQGDPGTFTMISGTGGLPAPNDFSRIGVTIDPSSNYCYALIIGSNYNLYGLYRSSDLGVNWTQVNDGDIAGTYGGFGWYFGQVRVAPGNPNIVYSLGVTLWKSTDFGASWFDVTGTTHVDHHALYISPSDPDVLYDGCDGGVNYSNDGASSWTTYYNMDNTQFYAITMDFNNPEQIYGGTQDNGTMRTLTGNLGDWERILGGDGFYCLVDYTNSNIVFAESQFGNLFKSTDGGFSFFWAQNGIDPGGTETHGWNTPIDMDQSNPQVLYYGTELVYRTVDGAANWTPISPDLTAGSRYITAIASAKSDPDVVYAGARSGEVFVTINGGGSWTDIGGTLPDRWITRLTVDPTDAGICYITISGYVAEGSKLPHIYRTTNYGATWTDISSNLPDAPLNDVILDPHEDQTLYVASDVGVYVTEDLGASWAPLGTGMPITAVIDLVMDAKTRKLVAGTHGRSMFSTVVPCPDATDSDGDGVGNLCDNCPSVPNANQADLDNDGIGDICDNCVDPDGDGFGNDGYPATTCALDNCPTVYNPTQTDTDLDGVGDACEAIPMPPVFDSVYSPCVALVVSDQGNFARQGTAGVTLDYWFQGDCASVYAYDGTPVIGRFTGSEYLLDFYLHGNNRFLRPSNGNPMQPTVYTGDAEYFNSGTFVTNDAAIAIEKAYFAPQEFDTCNFVIQRLKVYSWDGATHTNVAIGEAIDWDVPTSSAANNIGVDLSASRAIFLRGIGSGCQDNTTRYGGQALLGIAYGGTSCVDTSVAPPNAHTRLNSVDIFATGTFVPEEIYNLMQETGYFPNLSSADQYTLMTFANGLTIGPDDTVYVFSALVSLLSGTTGDLAVSIDKARAWMLGHLRPACTPPVSCCVGRVGDANNSGEDEPTIGDVTTMIDAKFITGTCSGVITCIAEADINQSGGAGATCEDITIGDVTILIDYLFITGPSVVLPDCL comes from the coding sequence ATGAGAAAGCTGTTCGGACCGGTTCTGGTAGTGGCCGCCGGCGCGCTGGCCGCTGTCTTTATGCTGCCGATAACCGAAAAGGCCCCCTGGGATCTGGATCCCTCGGAGGCCGAGTACTATCGTCACAAGCGTTTTAACAAGCCCCCGAGGCTCAAAAGGCAGCCGTCGGATTACTTCTTCGAACAGCGCGCATTTCCTTACGACAGCATTCCCCAGCTACAATACCGCGAGGCTGTGGCTGAGGCCAAGTACCTGGCACGGCGTCAGGAGGCCGCGCTGGGCGCGGATGCCGTGGTCTGGGCCACCGCTGGTCCGACCAACATCCCCGGCCGAATAAGCTCCCTGGACGTGGATCCGACCGATCCTAATATCTTCTATGCCGGCTCCGCGTCCGGGGGGGTGTACAAAACGACCGATCTCGGTGCGACCTGGGATATCGTTTTCGGTGAGGACGGCACGTACTCCATCGGGGCGGTCGCAGTCGACCCGAATAATCCTCAAGTTGTGTGGGTCGGGCCGGGGGAACCATCGAACTCGATTGATTCCTATGAAGCCGACGGCGTTTACAAGAGTGTCAACGGCGGTTCCACCTGGACCAATGTCCTTCCCCTGGCGACAGCCAGAATAGGCAAGATAGTAATCGATCCGACCAACTCCGACCGTGTCTTTGTTGCGGTGCAGGGTGCGCGCTTTGCCGGCGCCGGGCCTGATCGGGGGTTGTATCGAACTGAGGACGGCGGTACGAACTGGACGCAGGTGCTTTTTGTCGATAATTCCACCGGCTGTGTCGATGTAGCATTTCACCCGTCGACCGGGACGGTGCTGGCAGCCACTTGGCCTTTCGGGTTCGGCCCCACCAGCGCCATCTACCGCTCCACCGCCCAGGGCGATCCTGGGACATTTACGATGATTTCCGGCACCGGCGGCTTGCCTGCTCCCAATGACTTCAGCCGTATCGGGGTGACAATCGATCCGAGTTCGAATTACTGTTACGCGCTGATAATCGGCAGCAATTACAATTTGTATGGTCTCTATCGAAGCAGCGACCTCGGCGTCAACTGGACGCAGGTTAATGACGGTGATATCGCGGGGACTTACGGCGGCTTCGGCTGGTATTTTGGTCAGGTTAGGGTGGCGCCGGGCAATCCCAACATCGTTTACTCGCTTGGTGTCACGCTCTGGAAGAGCACGGACTTTGGTGCAAGCTGGTTCGATGTGACCGGCACCACGCACGTAGACCATCACGCTCTGTACATCTCACCTTCGGACCCCGATGTCCTCTACGACGGCTGTGACGGTGGTGTCAACTACTCCAACGATGGAGCCTCCAGTTGGACCACATACTACAACATGGACAATACCCAGTTCTACGCCATCACCATGGATTTCAACAACCCGGAGCAAATCTACGGCGGCACGCAGGACAACGGCACGATGCGCACGCTGACAGGTAACCTGGGTGACTGGGAGCGTATATTGGGTGGTGACGGCTTCTACTGCCTGGTGGACTACACGAACTCCAATATCGTATTCGCGGAGTCGCAGTTTGGAAATCTGTTCAAGTCGACCGACGGCGGATTTAGTTTCTTCTGGGCGCAGAACGGCATCGATCCGGGCGGAACCGAAACCCACGGGTGGAACACTCCAATCGACATGGACCAGAGCAATCCGCAGGTTCTTTATTACGGAACAGAACTGGTTTATCGCACGGTCGATGGTGCAGCGAACTGGACACCCATCAGTCCCGACCTCACGGCCGGAAGCCGCTATATAACAGCTATCGCCTCGGCCAAAAGCGATCCGGATGTTGTGTATGCGGGTGCGCGGAGTGGAGAAGTGTTTGTCACCATCAACGGTGGCGGCAGTTGGACCGATATCGGAGGAACTCTACCCGATCGGTGGATAACGCGGCTAACCGTGGACCCCACCGACGCCGGAATCTGCTACATTACAATATCAGGGTATGTCGCCGAAGGGTCCAAGCTTCCGCACATCTATCGCACTACCAACTACGGCGCAACCTGGACCGATATCAGCAGTAACCTGCCCGATGCTCCGCTAAACGATGTCATCCTCGATCCTCACGAGGATCAAACCTTGTACGTAGCCAGCGACGTCGGTGTGTACGTCACTGAAGATCTCGGTGCCTCGTGGGCTCCGCTGGGGACGGGTATGCCGATCACGGCGGTGATCGACCTGGTAATGGATGCCAAAACGCGCAAACTGGTCGCCGGTACGCATGGCCGATCGATGTTTTCGACGGTTGTTCCATGCCCTGATGCCACCGACAGCGACGGCGACGGTGTCGGCAACCTATGTGATAACTGCCCCAGTGTCCCGAATGCAAACCAGGCCGACCTGGACAACGACGGTATTGGTGATATTTGTGACAACTGTGTCGACCCCGACGGCGACGGATTCGGCAACGACGGATATCCGGCGACCACCTGTGCCCTGGATAATTGCCCCACGGTGTACAATCCGACTCAGACGGACACGGATTTGGATGGAGTAGGTGATGCCTGCGAGGCAATACCCATGCCTCCGGTATTCGATTCGGTTTACTCTCCGTGCGTGGCGCTTGTGGTTAGTGACCAGGGGAATTTCGCCCGCCAGGGAACAGCCGGGGTAACTCTAGACTATTGGTTCCAGGGTGACTGCGCGTCGGTCTATGCCTATGACGGCACGCCGGTGATAGGCCGATTCACCGGCAGCGAGTACTTGCTCGATTTCTACCTGCACGGGAACAACCGCTTCCTGCGGCCGTCGAACGGCAATCCGATGCAGCCGACTGTATACACTGGTGATGCAGAGTATTTCAACAGCGGCACGTTCGTTACGAATGACGCAGCAATAGCTATCGAGAAGGCCTACTTCGCACCGCAGGAGTTCGATACCTGTAACTTTGTCATCCAGCGGCTGAAAGTATACTCGTGGGACGGTGCCACTCATACCAACGTGGCCATAGGCGAGGCGATTGATTGGGACGTGCCGACTTCTTCGGCAGCCAACAACATTGGCGTTGACCTCAGCGCAAGCCGAGCCATTTTCCTTCGCGGTATCGGCTCGGGTTGTCAGGACAATACCACCCGATACGGCGGCCAGGCGCTGCTCGGTATAGCCTATGGCGGCACCAGTTGCGTGGACACCAGCGTGGCCCCGCCTAATGCGCACACGCGTCTGAATTCTGTCGACATTTTCGCCACCGGCACGTTCGTACCAGAGGAAATCTACAATCTCATGCAAGAGACCGGTTATTTCCCGAACCTGTCATCGGCTGATCAATATACGCTGATGACCTTCGCGAACGGGCTGACCATTGGCCCTGACGACACCGTCTACGTGT
- a CDS encoding MFS transporter yields the protein MSTPSAESAAPHGLFGQLASMSRPFWMVNIMEMFERLAYYGVRVVIPIYIAQADEINGLHFTQTEKGIIFFWWAVFQSLTPFLSGGFADRYGYKKTIATSIFIKVLGYILMATQREFWPFLIGCCVLALGTAIFKPGVQGTMCQSLTKQNSSVGWGTFYMVVNIGGFLGPPLAHFLYGISWPAVFYGCAGIVSLNLLMLFTYKDPPAGGVQKGDPFHVFWITLKNIFNLKLLVFILIMSGFWLMFMQLFDMLPNFIVDWVNSSRVVHDLGLPDWMLQQNSPRSPQISQEWMININSGLIVLAVVLVSYLVSRMRRVTSILMGIAVSSIGLVLAGFTTSGYFCLFGILFFSVGEMLASPKMNEYLGVIAPEGKKGLYMGYANIPNGIGWAFGSLFAGHVYDNLGDKANLAIDYLQTQFGITGVERTDAVNKLMEITGKSAQEVTDLLWNVYDPYKLWYQFAAIGIASALGMLLYSRWVRKQEAPDV from the coding sequence ATGTCCACACCTTCCGCCGAATCCGCCGCTCCCCATGGACTTTTCGGCCAACTTGCGTCGATGAGCCGCCCGTTTTGGATGGTCAACATCATGGAGATGTTCGAACGACTCGCCTACTACGGGGTGCGGGTCGTCATTCCCATCTACATCGCCCAGGCCGATGAGATCAACGGCCTTCACTTCACGCAGACCGAGAAGGGCATCATCTTCTTCTGGTGGGCGGTGTTTCAGTCGTTGACGCCCTTTCTGTCCGGTGGCTTCGCCGATCGGTACGGCTACAAGAAAACCATTGCCACGTCGATCTTCATCAAAGTCCTCGGTTACATCCTGATGGCGACCCAGCGCGAATTCTGGCCGTTCCTGATCGGCTGCTGCGTGCTCGCCCTCGGCACGGCGATTTTCAAACCCGGCGTGCAGGGCACCATGTGCCAGTCGCTGACCAAGCAGAATTCATCGGTCGGTTGGGGGACGTTTTACATGGTCGTAAACATAGGCGGTTTTCTCGGCCCGCCGCTGGCACACTTTCTATACGGGATATCCTGGCCGGCGGTTTTCTATGGGTGCGCCGGGATAGTCTCGCTAAATCTGCTGATGCTTTTCACATACAAGGATCCGCCGGCCGGCGGAGTGCAGAAGGGCGACCCGTTTCACGTGTTCTGGATCACGCTGAAGAACATCTTCAACCTGAAATTGCTGGTGTTCATTCTCATCATGTCCGGCTTCTGGCTCATGTTCATGCAGTTGTTCGACATGCTCCCCAACTTTATCGTCGACTGGGTCAACAGCAGTCGCGTCGTGCACGACCTTGGCTTGCCGGACTGGATGCTGCAGCAGAACTCGCCGCGCTCGCCGCAGATCTCCCAGGAGTGGATGATCAACATCAATTCGGGACTGATCGTGCTCGCGGTCGTATTGGTGTCGTATCTGGTTTCGCGCATGCGCCGGGTGACATCGATACTGATGGGGATCGCCGTTTCATCGATCGGCCTGGTTCTGGCCGGGTTTACGACGTCGGGCTACTTCTGTCTCTTCGGCATCCTATTCTTCTCGGTAGGCGAGATGCTGGCGTCGCCCAAGATGAATGAATACCTCGGGGTGATTGCCCCCGAAGGCAAAAAGGGCCTTTACATGGGGTACGCCAACATTCCCAACGGAATCGGCTGGGCGTTTGGATCTCTGTTCGCGGGCCACGTGTACGATAATCTCGGCGATAAAGCCAACCTGGCCATAGATTATCTGCAGACGCAATTCGGGATCACCGGTGTCGAACGTACCGACGCGGTCAATAAGTTAATGGAGATCACGGGTAAGTCCGCCCAGGAAGTCACCGACCTGTTGTGGAACGTCTACGACCCATACAAACTATGGTACCAGTTCGCTGCGATCGGCATTGCCTCAGCTTTAGGGATGCTGCTTTACTCGCGCTGGGTCAGGAAACAGGAAGCACCGGACGTGTAG